A genomic region of Pseudorca crassidens isolate mPseCra1 chromosome 10, mPseCra1.hap1, whole genome shotgun sequence contains the following coding sequences:
- the C2 gene encoding complement C2 — protein sequence MDPLMAVLCLLPLYPGLATTATSCPQNVNISRGTFTLSNGWAPGSILTYSCPLGFYPYPVATSLCKSNGRWHFPGSTQRTKAVCKPVRCPAPVTFENGVYTPRLGSHPVGGNLSFECEDGFTLRGSPVRHCRPNGMWDGETAVCDNGASHCPNPGIAAGAVRTGSRFGLGDKVSYRCSSNLVLTGSVERECQDDGVWSGMEPICRQPYSYDFPEDVAPALGTSLSHLLGTTNPTQKKKQNVGRKIQIQRSGHLNLYVLLDASQSVEEEDFEIFKKSASHLVDRIFSFEIKVSVAIITFASKPKVIMSVLDNKSKDVTEVAHSLENAHYKDHENGTGTNIYEALNSVYIMMNNQMRRLSMNTAAWQEIRHAIILLTDGKSNMGGSPKVAVDNIKEVLNINQKRKDYLDIYAIGVGNLDVDWRELNELGSKKDGERHAFILKDVKALSQVFEHMLDVSQLTDTICGVGNMSANASAQERTPWHVTIKPKSQETCRGALISDQWVLTAAHCLHNAEARPLWRVSVGDPNFQWGKEFQVEKAVISSGFNVFAKKNQGIPEFYGDDIALLKLAQKVKMSTHARPICLPCTVGANLALRRLPGSTCRDHESELLNKLSIPAHFVALNGNKLNVNLKTGSEWANCVKVVSQDKTTFPNLTDVREVVTDQFLCSGMQGDDNPCKGESGGAVFLERRFRFFQVGLVSWGLYNPCGSSDKNSRKSAPRGRVPPPRDFHINLFHMQPWLRQHLEGVLNFLPL from the exons ATGGACCCACTGATGGCCGTCCTTTGCCTGCTGCCCCTGTACCCAG GCTTGGCTACGACTGCTACCTCCTGCCCTCAGAACGTGAATATCTCTAGGGGCACTTTCACCCTCAGCAACGGCTGGGCCCCTGGGAGTATCCTCACCTACTCCTGCCCCCTGGGCTTTTACCCGTACCCGGTGGCGACAAGCCTGTGCAAGAGCAACGGACGGTGGCATTTCCCGGGATCCACCCAGCGGACAAAGGCGGTCTGCAAAC ctGTTCGCTGTCCAGCCCCTGTTACCTTTGAGAACGGCGTATACACCCCACGGCTGGGGTCCCACCCTGTGGGCGGCAACCTGAGCTTCGAGTGTGAGGATGGCTTCACACTGCGGGGCTCGCCGGTGCGGCACTGTCGCCCCAATGGCATGTGGGATGGGGAGACAGCTGTGTGTGACAACGGCG CCAGCCACTGCCCCAACCCGGGCATTGCCGCGGGTGCAGTGCGGACGGGGTCTCGCTTCGGCCTCGGCGACAAGGTCAGCTATCGCTGCTCCTCGAATCTGGTGCTGACGGGGTCTGTGGAGCGAGAGTGCCAGGATGACGGGGTCTGGAGTGGGATGGAGCCCATCTGCCGCC AGCCCTACTCTTACGACTTTCCCGAGGATGTGGCCCCTGCCCTGGGCACCTCCTTGTCCCACCTACTTGGAACCACCAATCCCACCCAGAAGAAGAAGC AAAACGTGGGCCGCAAAATACAAATCCAGCGCTCAGGTCACCTGAACCTCTACGTGCTCCTGGACGCATCTCAGAGTGTGGAGGAAGAGGACTTTGAAATCTTCAAGAAGAGCGCCTCCCACCTGGTGGACAGG ATCTTCAGCTTTGAGATCAAGGTTAGTGTCGCCATCATCACTTTTGCATCAAAGCCCAAAGTCATCATGTCTGTCCTGGACAACAAATCCAAGGATGTGACTGAAGTGGCCCACAGTCTGGAAAACGCCCACTATAAAG ACCATGAAAACGGAACCGGGACCAACATCTACGAGGCCCTAAATTCTGTCTATATCATGATGAATAACCAAATGCGACGGCTCAGTATGAACACGGCGGCCTGGCAGGAGATCCGACACGCCATCATCCTTCTGACAGATG GAAAGTCCAACATGGGTGGCTCTCCCAAGGTGGCTGTTGACAATATCAAGGAGGTCTTGAACATCAACCAGAAGAGGAAAGACTATCTGG ACATCTATGCCATCGGCGTGGGCAACCTGGATGTGGACTGGAGAGAACTGAACGAGCTGGGGTCCAAGAAGGATGGCGAGAGGCATGCCTTCATTCTGAAGGACGTGAAGGCTCTGAGCCAGGTCTTTGAGCACATGCTGG ATGTCTCCCAGCTCACGGACACCATCTGTGGGGTAGGGAACATGTCTGCCAATGCCTCTGCTCAGGAGAGGACACCCTGGCATGTCACTATTAAG CCCAAGAGCCAGGAGACCTGCCGAGGGGCCCTCATCTCGGACCAGTGGGTCCTGACAGCTGCTCACTGCCTCCACAACGCCGAGGCCCGCCCCCTGTGGAGGGTCAGCGTGG GGGATCCCAACTTCCAGTGGGGCAAAGAATTCCAAGTTGAGAAGGCGGTGATCTCCTCGGGGTTCAATGTCTTTGCCAAGAAGAATCAGGGAATCCCGGAGTTCTATGGTGATGACATCGCTCTGCTAAAGCTGGCCCAGAAAGTGAAGATGTCCACCCACGCCAG GCCTATCTGCCTTCCCTGCACGGTGGGGGCCAATCTGGCTCTGCGGAGACTTCCAGGCAGCACCTGCAGAGACCACG AGAGTGAACTTCTGAACAAATTGAGCATTCCTGCTCATTTTGTGGCTTTGAATGGGAACAAGCTGAACGTTAACCTCAAGACAGGGTCGGAG TGGGCAAACTGTGTCAAGGTCGTCTCCCAAGACAAAACCACGTTCCCCAACTTGACAGATGTCAGAGAGGTGGTGACAGACCAGTTCCTATGCAGTGGGATGCAGGGGGATGACAATCCCTGCAAGG GAGAATCTGGGGGAGCCGTTTTCCTTGAGCGGAGGTTCAGGTTTTTTCAG GTGGGCCTGGTGAGCTGGGGTCTCTACAACCCCTGTGGCAGCTCTGATAAGAACTCCCGCAAAAGTGCGCCCCGTGGCAGGGTGCCACCGCCACGAGATTTCCACATCAATCTCTTCCACATGCAGCCCTGGCTGAGACAGCACCTGGAGGGCGTCCTGAACTTTTTGCCCCTCTGA
- the CFB gene encoding complement factor B, which yields MGSKRSPQLCLVPLILGLLSGGVSMTPLPEAGPQSPCSLEGVEIKGGSFRLLKAGQSLEYLCPSGFYPYPVQIRTCRSTGSWSTLQTQDKKIVKRAECKAIRCPRPQDFENGEYWPRAPYYNLSDEISFHCYDGYNLRGSANRTCQATGRWDGETAICDDGAGYCLNPGIPIGTRKVGSQYRLEDTVTYYCSRGLTLRGSKQRTCQEGGSWSGTEPSCQDSFMYDTPAEVAEAFLSSLTETIEGVDAEDGHSPGEQQKRKIILDPSGSMNIYLVLDGSDSIGSHNFTGAKRCLSNFIEKVASYGVRPKYGLVTYATDPKVLIRVSDPKSSDADWVTEQLNQINYEDHKLRAGTNTKKALLEVYNMMNREVNKLPEAWNRTRHVILLMTDGLHNMGGDPVSVIHDIRDLLDIGRNRKKPREDYLDIYVFGVGPLVDQDSINALASKKDKEQHVFKLKDIDNLEDVFIQMLDETRTLGLCGMVWEHKKGTDYHKQPWQAKISVTRPLKGHESCMGAVVSEYFVLTAAHCFTVDDEKHSIKVSMGGKKQEWEIEEVLFHPNYDLNAKKAKGIPEFYDYDVALIKLKKKLKYSETIRPICLPCTEGSNQALRLPHSTTCQQQMQELLPAKDIKALFVSELSKDHKKTLIRKEVYIKNGEKKTGCERDALRAIGYDKVKDVSEVVTPRFLCTGGVAPYADPNTCKGDSGGPLFIHKKSRFIQVGVISWGVVDVCKGQQQVPAYARDFHINLYQVLPWLKEKLQDEDLGFL from the exons ATGGGGAGCAAACGCAGCCCCCAACTCTGCCTGGTACCCTTGATCCTGGGCCTCTTGTCTGGAG GTGTGAGCATGACGCCATTGCCTGAGGCTGGgccccagagcccctgctctctgGAGGGAGTAGAGATCAAAGGTGGCTCCTTCCGGCTTCTCAAGGCGGGCCAGTCACTGGAGTACTTGTGTCCTTCTGGCTTCTACCCATACCCTGTGCAGATTCGTACCTGCAGATCCACGGGATCCTGGAGCACCCTGCAGACCCAAGACAAAAAGATTGTCAAGAGGGCCGAATGCAAAG CAATTCGCTGTCCCAGACCGCAGGACTTTGAGAACGGGGAGTACTGGCCCCGGGCCCCCTACTACAATTTGAGTGACGAGATCTCTTTCCACTGCTATGATGGTTACAATCTCCGGGGCTCTGCCAATCGCACCTGCCAAGCGACGGGTCGGTGGGACGGGGAAACGGCCATCTGCGACGATGGAG CGGGGTACTGCCTGAACCCGGGCATCCCCATTGGCACAAGGAAGGTGGGCAGCCAGTACCGCCTTGAAGACACTGTCACCTACTACTGCAGCCGGGGGCTCACCCTACGTGGCTCCAAGCAGCGAACATGTCAGGAAGGTGGCTCTTGGAGTGGAACGGAGCCTTCTTGCCAAG ACTCCTTTATGTACGATACCCCTGCAGAGGTGGCCGAAGCCTTCCTGTCTTCCCTGACAGAGACCATAGAAGGAGTTGATGCTGAGGATGGGCACAGCCCAG GGGAACAACAGAagaggaagattatcctggaccCCTCAGGCTCCATGAACATCTACCTGGTGCTGGATGGATCAGACAGCATTGGGTCCCACAACTTCACAGGGGCCAAGAGGTGTCTCAGCAACTTCATTGAGAAG GTGGCAAGTTATGGGGTGAGGCCAAAATATGGTCTAGTGACATATGCCACAGACCCCAAAGTTTTGATCAGAGTGTCTGACCCAAAGAGCAGCGATGCAGACTGGGTCACAGAGCAGCTCAACCAAATCAACTACGAAG ACCACAAGTTGAGGGCAGGGACTAACACCAAGAAGGCTCTCCTGGaagtatacaacatgatgaacAGGGAAGTGAACAAACTCCCTGAAGCCTGGAACCGCACCCGCCACGTCATCCTCCTCATGACTGATG GCTTGCACAACATGGGTGGGGATCCAGTCTCTGTCATTCACGATATCCGGGACTTGCTGGACATTGGTAGAAATCGCAAAAAGCCCAGGGAGGATTATCTGG ACATCTATGTGTTTGGGGTTGGGCCTCTGGTGGACCAAGACAGCATCAATGCTTTGGCTTCCAAGAAGGATAAGGAGCAACACGTGTTCAAACTCAAGGACATAGATAACCTGGAGGATGTTTTCATACAAATGCTTG ATGAAACCCGGACTCTGGGTCTTTGCGGCATGGTTTGGGAGCACAAGAAAGGTACTGACTATCACAAGCAACCATGGCAGGCCAAGATCTCAGTCACT CGTCCTTTGAAGGGACATGAGAGCTGTATGGGTGCTGTGGTGTCTGAGTACTTTGTGCTGACAGCGGCACACTGTTTCACTGTGGATGACGAGAAACACTCAATCAAGGTCAGCATGG GAGGGAAGAAGCAGGAGTGGGAGATAGAAGAAGTCCTATTTCACCCAAACTACGACCTCAATGCGAAAAAAGCAAAAGGTATTCCTGAATTTTATGACTATGACGTGGCCCTCATCAAGCTCAAGAAGAAGCTCAAGTACAGTGAGACCATCAG GCCCATTTGTCTCCCCTGCACTGAGGGATCGAATCAAGCTTTGAGGCTTCCACATTCAACCACGTGCCAGCAACAGA TGCAAGAGCTGCTCCCGGCAAAGGATATCAAAGCTCTGTTTGTGTCCGAGCTGTCTAAGGATCATAAGAAGACACTGATTCGGAAGGAGGTCTACATCAAGAATGGGGAAAAG AAAACTGGCTGTGAGAGGGATGCTCTACGTGCCATAGGCTATGACAAAGTCAAGGACGTCTCTGAAGTAGTCACCCCCAGGTTCCTTTGCACCGGAGGGGTGGCTCCCTATGCTGACCCCAACACTTGCAAAG GTGATTCTGGTGGTCCCCTGTTTATTCACAAGAAGAGTCGCTTCATTCAA GTTGGTGTGATCAGCTGGGGCGTTGTGGACGTCTGCAAGGGGCAGCAACAGGTACCTGCTTACGCCCGAGACTTTCACATCAACCTCTACCAAGTGCTGCCCTGGCTCAAGGAAAAACTCCAAGATGAGGATCTGGGTTTTCTATAA
- the NELFE gene encoding negative elongation factor E isoform X1, translated as MLVIPPGLSEEEEALQKKFNKLKKKKKALLALKKQSSSSTASQGGVKRSLSEQPVVDTATATEQAKQLVKSGAISAIKAETKNSGFKRSRTLEGKLKDPEKGPVPTFQPFQRSISADDDLQESSRRPQRKSLYESFVSSSDRLRELGPDGEEAERPGAGDAPARSFDWGYEERGSARSSGSPPRSRSRDRSRERNRDRDRERDRDRERDRERDRDRDRDRDRDRDRDRDRDRDREGPFRRSDSFPERRAPRKGNTLYVYGEDMTPTLLRGAFSPFGNIIDLSMDPPRNSTGPKWSPYSSKSALPENSPCWTLPLASLSGAPWLSRIALRVATGTRGPRLSTVMTSIRKTLWTASREWNWIPCASSGPALVSVKH; from the exons ATGTTGGTGATACCCCCCGGACTGAGCGAGGAGGAGGAGGCTCTGCAGAAGAAATTCAACAAACTCAAGAAAAAG AAAAAGGCATTGCTGGCTCTGAAGAAGCAAAGCAGCAGCAGCACAGCCAGCCAAGGCGGCGTCAAACGCT CACTGTCAGAGCAGCCTGTGGTGGACACAGCCACGGCAACAGAGCAGGCGAAGCAGCTGGTGAAGTCAGGAGCCATCAGTGCCATCAAGGCTGAGACCAAGAACTCAGGCTTCAAACGTTCCCGGACCCTAGAGGGGAAGTTAAAG GACCCTGAGAAGGGGCCAGTCCCCACTTTCCAGCCGTTCCAGAGGAGCATATCTGCCGATGATGACCTGCAGGAG TCGTCTAGACGTCCACAGAGGAAATCTCTGTATGAGAG CTTTGTGTCTTCCAGCGATCGGCTTCGGGAACTGGGGCCAGATGGAGAAGAGGCGGAGCGCCCGGGGGCTGGTGATGCCCCTGCTCGAAGCTTCGACTGGGGCTATGAAGAACGTGGTAGTGCCCGCTCCTCAGGCTCCCCTCCCCGAAGCCGCAGCCGGGACCGCAGCCGCGAGCGGAACCGGGACCGAGACCGGGAACGGGATCGAGACCGAGAGCGGGACCGCGAGCGAGACAGAGACCGCGATCGAGACCGGGACCGGGACCGAGACCGGGACCGGGACCGGGACCGGGACCGAGAGGGCCCTTTCCGCA GGTCGGACTCGTTCCCTGAACGCCGGGCCCCTCGGAAGGGGAACACTCTCTATGTGTATGGAGAAGACATGACGCCCACCCTCCTCCGTGGGGCCTTCTCTCCCTTTGGAAACATCATTGACCTCTCCATGGACCCACCCAGAAA CTCAACGGGACCCAAGTGGAGTCCGTACAGCTCAAAGTCAGCATTGCCCGAAAACAGCCCATGCTGGACGCTGCCACTGGCAAGTCTGTCTGGGGCTCCCTGG CTGTCCAGAATAGCCCTAAGGGTTGCCACCGGGACAAGAGGACCCAGATTGTCTACAGTGATGACGTCTATAAGGAAAACCTTGTGGACGGCTTCTAGGGAGTGGAACTGGATTCCGTGTGCCTCATCTGGCCCAGCGCTGGTCTCAGTAAAACACTGA
- the NELFE gene encoding negative elongation factor E isoform X2, which produces MLVIPPGLSEEEEALQKKFNKLKKKKKALLALKKQSSSSTASQGGVKRSLSEQPVVDTATATEQAKQLVKSGAISAIKAETKNSGFKRSRTLEGKLKDPEKGPVPTFQPFQRSISADDDLQESSRRPQRKSLYESFVSSSDRLRELGPDGEEAERPGAGDAPARSFDWGYEERGSARSSGSPPRSRSRDRSRERNRDRDRERDRDRERDRERDRDRDRDRDRDRDRDRDRDRDREGPFRRSDSFPERRAPRKGNTLYVYGEDMTPTLLRGAFSPFGNIIDLSMDPPRNCAFVTYEKMESADQAVAELNGTQVESVQLKVSIARKQPMLDAATGKSVWGSLAVQNSPKGCHRDKRTQIVYSDDVYKENLVDGF; this is translated from the exons ATGTTGGTGATACCCCCCGGACTGAGCGAGGAGGAGGAGGCTCTGCAGAAGAAATTCAACAAACTCAAGAAAAAG AAAAAGGCATTGCTGGCTCTGAAGAAGCAAAGCAGCAGCAGCACAGCCAGCCAAGGCGGCGTCAAACGCT CACTGTCAGAGCAGCCTGTGGTGGACACAGCCACGGCAACAGAGCAGGCGAAGCAGCTGGTGAAGTCAGGAGCCATCAGTGCCATCAAGGCTGAGACCAAGAACTCAGGCTTCAAACGTTCCCGGACCCTAGAGGGGAAGTTAAAG GACCCTGAGAAGGGGCCAGTCCCCACTTTCCAGCCGTTCCAGAGGAGCATATCTGCCGATGATGACCTGCAGGAG TCGTCTAGACGTCCACAGAGGAAATCTCTGTATGAGAG CTTTGTGTCTTCCAGCGATCGGCTTCGGGAACTGGGGCCAGATGGAGAAGAGGCGGAGCGCCCGGGGGCTGGTGATGCCCCTGCTCGAAGCTTCGACTGGGGCTATGAAGAACGTGGTAGTGCCCGCTCCTCAGGCTCCCCTCCCCGAAGCCGCAGCCGGGACCGCAGCCGCGAGCGGAACCGGGACCGAGACCGGGAACGGGATCGAGACCGAGAGCGGGACCGCGAGCGAGACAGAGACCGCGATCGAGACCGGGACCGGGACCGAGACCGGGACCGGGACCGGGACCGGGACCGAGAGGGCCCTTTCCGCA GGTCGGACTCGTTCCCTGAACGCCGGGCCCCTCGGAAGGGGAACACTCTCTATGTGTATGGAGAAGACATGACGCCCACCCTCCTCCGTGGGGCCTTCTCTCCCTTTGGAAACATCATTGACCTCTCCATGGACCCACCCAGAAA CTGTGCCTTCGTCACCTATGAAAAGATGGAGTCAGCAGATCAGGCCGTTGCTGAG CTCAACGGGACCCAAGTGGAGTCCGTACAGCTCAAAGTCAGCATTGCCCGAAAACAGCCCATGCTGGACGCTGCCACTGGCAAGTCTGTCTGGGGCTCCCTGG CTGTCCAGAATAGCCCTAAGGGTTGCCACCGGGACAAGAGGACCCAGATTGTCTACAGTGATGACGTCTATAAGGAAAACCTTGTGGACGGCTTCTAG